GGgacatcttcttcatcttttcttttgttactGCATCTGGAGCATTTATTTCGGAGAGCAGTTGAACAAATTTTTCCCTGCAACAAGTTTCAGAATTAAGCCTATTTGAGTAATCtacttttgacttttgactTTCTGTAAATATCGCGGTATTCACGCTTTGACATTTATTAAACACAGAACACTTTTTTTCCTGAGTATAtaatttattcataatttttggaaacttaaactattttcccaattttcatattttgcagGAAAAATCACACGTAAATGTGGAAGTATTGAGGAGTTGAACCAAAAACAAGTTGGCAACATTGAGAGCCACCAAGTTCAATAAATGAAAGTATGAAGCAAAAGAGGACATGTAAATAATATGACAATGCAATAAGGTCACCTAACCATCTCAGTAAGATGATGACAAGAGGTTCTGAAAACTCTGGTGACCATCTTAACCACACAAAATTATGATTGGCGGCATGTCGACATTAAATCATATACATTAATATCTTGATACAATCAAAGTATGATGTAAAATTTTTTGATGAATGGCAAAAGGTATAAATTAACAAACAATGGATGACCACATTTGGAAGACCCTACTTCCATGCAAAATGACTTGTTATTGCTTACATATGTCAAAATACCGATCCAAGTGACTTCCAAAATGATGAAACAAAGGTTTCAACCACAGAATagagcaaaaaagaagaaaatagagtgTAGAAGTTGTGATCTGCCACATACCCTATGTTCCTCTGAAAAGTGAGGTTACACCCATTTTCTCCCTTGAAGAAATGAAGTTTTGACCTTTTGTCATCATCCAGCAGCTCTTCAAAATACTCTTCGATCTTTTGACAGAACTCTTGCATATTTGTTTCAGATAAATCAAGCTTCTCCCTCagttctttattttccttttcgaaaCAATCAACAACTCCCTGTGCATCCTTGAACTGAACCTCAAGCTCTTCAATCAACCTGGttatcctttccttttcttctattGCTTCATCCTGGCTTTTCTTAGCTTCAAAATAGTTCTCCTCCAGGGCCATTAAATCGAGCTTCATACTCTCTATTTCACACTGTGACTCTAATCCTGCAGAAGGAATGGACTCCTCTAGTTTCTCAATGCATAAAGTGGATCTAACAAGTTCCAATTCTTTTGTCTCTAGTTCCTGTATCAAGAACTCACGCACTGAATCGGACCTCCTTAATTCTTCACTCAATATGCCAACCTTCTCTTCTAAGGTTTCCATGTCCTCTAATTTCAACTCCAGCATGTGCACcttctcttcaagaaattttaCCTCAACAGTCCTCATACCTATCTGATCCTGCAGATAGTCTGCGGTGATTATGTCAAATCATATAATTCATTGATCAAATCTCAAGGAAATAGATAAATTAAACAATATCTAAGAGTGAGACAAAAATTATCCAGTCATGACCACAGTTTCACTGGTCACATAAAGCAGTCATGCTGTGTGATACTGTGGGGATCAAATATAAGAGTGCCTTCACTATATGTATATAATCCAACTGCAACTTATATGGAATGGAACCAGATTTATTCTTCCAAAAACTGCACAATCAATTTCAGCATGCAAAATAGCTCATTGTGATGAGTTTAAGAAATCACTGACATATCACATGCATTAACAGAACAGCAAACCTAAAGGGGctgacaatttttttaactcaAGGTATGTGGAGATGTTAAATTGTATCCAATTATAGTCAGCACATGCATAAAAGGCATTACATGGTACTAGATACAAACAAAGAACAAGCGTCACGCACAAGGATAAGCTATGACAATGGGACATCGAAAGAAAAAACTGGTAAGAAGCATTACCTATCTCTTGAGAGGAGTTCATCAACTCTTTTTCCAATTGTCGGGTGTACTTCTCATCTTTTGCACGAGCATCAGACAATGAATTTACATGATGTTCTAGTTTCTGCAAAAACAACCGCCTTAAATTGTATAACGATCTTAACTTTTGACTCAACCAAGAAGAATCATATCTTTTAACCATTAAAATTGGTGCCATATACTACCTTGATTAGTTCAAAATTTTGAGATTGTGATTCTCTTAACATGTCCCTTTCTTTTCCAAGCTGCATGGAGATCGACAATCTCTTCAGTagtcaaaaacaaaataatcaacTACATTGATTTTCTGATTACTAGAAAATTATCATTTCAAGGAATGTTCAACTTCTCCTGAGCATTTAGCCAATTAGCAGTTCTTAAGAAATAACTTTGTTGCTTATGCATACAAAGGATGTCATGGAATAACCACATACACCCTACAAATGCGTACGGTTAATCTCGACTTataattttctgaaataaaagCATGTTTTCATATAAGCTAAAATAGAGTATTTGAAAGTCCAAAGGGACAGCAATAACCTCTCTAAATCTTGTGCCGATTTCTAAGAGTTCCCCAGCATCAAAAGAATTATCACTCTCGCTCATGGTTCCACGCAACATTTAAGTCTGAAATGCCAATAAAGACCTGCAAGGACAATTTGGTGAATTGATTTGGTCATTTTAAAAGTTTGATCTTGCAAAAGaacaatttgataaaaataagggCCTTGCATATAAAATGTTGCAGAGCAGAAAGAGAATTGCTGAATACTGAGAACGGATGATGTTCTATGTGATGCTTTCAGTTTTTGGGCTTCACATTGATACAACCAATTAAGAATAGAAACCTCCCACGAAAAGTCAAATGGGTGTGTGCCGCTGCTGCCATGGCACTTGAATTTACCAATATACTTTAAGCCTGTACTTGCTTAACCAAGGTACCGACCTGCACTTGCTTAACCCAAATTTCTTAAACTTATGCCCCTAATAATAATTGGTTCTCTTTGAAATAAACTATGATACAGCATAAACTCATGGAGGCAAGCATCCTCGGGACACAGATTCTAAATTCACCACGGTACTTCCAATCCACACTTTTATGTACTTCcttatttcacagaaaatttGATGGGCGCCCTAGACATATAACTTCATTTGAAGAAAGCTTATATCCATTGAAAGGGAAATTACATCACCATATCAACATATTGAAGGTTATGTTTCCCTCCAACCACCCTTCTGACCCGTGGGTTACAACCTCGGCCATCACATACATTcacatttaattaattttgcatGCGGGTGACTGTCCACAACTTGTAGCTTGTTAATCAATAGATTGAAGGAAAATACAGCATCATTTATAAGCAGTCCCCAGAAAGAATGCCGATTAATCTCCAACTTCCACAGAGCGAGTCAAAGCGAAAAAATACTATCTCATGCAGCATGACCATTAACCGATTTGTGCCTGTGCGAAACCGATTGCATTTCTGCATTCCATGCTCAGAGAAACTGAAGGGACCCTTTGCACTTAAACTAACAAAAGACGATACACTCGTCAGCAAACACCCCCATTCCAAGAACAGACAAATACCCAGAAATTGCCAAGATCTTTCCAAACGAAATTGCCCGAATTCCGAAAAGAAAGTCCGCACTCAAATCATTCTTGACGCCTGCAACTGACACTTATTCAATCCCTACGCCTGGCAGATACAGTAATCGGCACCGTGTAATTCATTTTTGCGTTTCGCGTAAACTGTAGGAACCTTCTGCGCTAAAAAACTTAAAGAAGACGATACACTCATCAGCACACACCCCCATTGCAAGAACAGACAAATACCCAGAAACCGGCAAGATCTTTCCCAACGAAATTGCCCGAATTCCAAATAGAAAACCCGCACTCAAATCGTTCTTGACGACCGAAACCGACCCTCATTCCATCCCTATGCCCGGAGGATACATTTCGCCCGAATTCACAcgcagagagggagagagagggcgagACCTTGAAAGGGTTTCCTCGGAACGGAACGCCGGCCGGACCCTCGAGCGCGCGCGCCCCTCGAAATTGGAAGGCGATCGTCGGGAACCGATCGAGATGCTCCTGCGATTTTCAAGTCAGGCTTGCCTGACGATGCGACAGCTTTCGGATTTTTCTATGTTTTGGTCGCCAGCTCAGCCTCGGCTCCTACGTTTTCTTCGAATTGGCGAGGTTTTGATTTCAAGCTGGCGGgaacttgggcttgggccgggCCGAGGTAACGGACGGACGCCAGACCTGCCATTGGTCGGGCCGCTAATTGACGGGTCCAAAGTTCGGGCTTCCGGGCCCAAACTCGGCCCAACTTTGATTATCGAAGCACACCCTCGGTACAAAAGCTGTCCAGCcaataattataatttgaaATGGTAttttatttaaaggaaaaaatcacgaaaaactctaaactttgcTTAAAGTGATagatttaccccaaattttttttgtaacccaGAAAATCCTGAACTTTTGTCATATGACGCATTTACCTTAAACTATatggcattttggtctttttacttttttttttctttttttttccttttctcttccctccgccggcctcaccatggccggcggagggaagcctgCGTCgggtgagggctgccctcatCAATGTTGGGggagggtggccctcgcctagggtcGGGCAAGGCCTCCCTCGCGCCCTCACCCAAATCGGCAAGGGAGGCCCTCGGCGAGCGCCGCCGCCGAGGGCCATCCTCACCGGCATCAAGCGAGGGCTATGGGTGAGGACAGCCCTCGCTTGACgtcggcgagggcagcccttcTTTGgatgccggcttccctccgctggctccgccatggccggtggagggaagaagaagaaaaaaagaaaagaaaaggaaaaacataaaaataaagacaaaatgCCCTTGataaggtaaatgtgttataatttgaaaagtttggggtttttcatgtcacaaaaaaagtttggtataaatttgtcactttggacaaagttttggattttggtggtattttccctttatttaaCTCCTAAAAATAATGATTGTTGCTTGCATTAAGTGGATGGGTCAATTCGAAACCCAAATTGACATATTTAACTCGTTTTGACTCATTTTAATGCAATACAAATCTAATGACTCATACtcaaccaaatatatatttaaccGACTCACATTGCTAAAACACTTCCCTTGACTGTGATAGTCAATGAttggctagaggaggaagaaaagggaggaaaaataaaataaaaataagaagaaagatcaaagaaaattattaggaaaaaaaaaactccacctcataaaaaaattaaggttgTACGaaactttttctactttttttttctatttcgagaatagaaaatggtccaacccaaattgacatatttaacttattttgattctttttttttttttttcatacctAGGAACCCTATACGCCCGGCGGTCGGCGGGGTAAACCTTGGGGCaacgctagcggaggacccaccaccccaacgtcgcgcttaagatcccgtgcgtCTCGCAGGATTTAAACCCCTCCGTCTTTGGTAGATTTCATGGGAGCTTTTATCCAGCTAGGCCACCGCAGGCGGTGGTTATTTTGATTCATTTgtatgcaatacaaatctaaTTACTCATACTCAATCAAATATATCTAACCGActcatattgctaaaacacttttatatttAACTAAATATGGGAAAATCCATACTCAAATTGAGGTGAGAGCATGGAGCAAGCGAGCATGAGATcgagtgagggagagaaaaagtgaagagcatgTCATAAATGTGGATTGGATCTAAGCAAattgtaaatttatttaatatccatattattttgggtttttttcattttaaatatatGCATGTCTCATTTACTAAATACAACTAACCTATACAACAACACAGCCCATCAACTATAGGTCAAGAAATGAGtttatgatcaattttgatGGGTTTACCTTAAAAGCTATGTACTAATAATCGAaagaattatttattattttatcaatttttttttttttttttggtattgcgTTCTTTTGACATAATTATCATTGCATGATGGTCAATCTCACACCTCTCCGAATCGCATTTTCTTGATGCATGGCTTGATGGAATTGGAGTGAAAGCAATATCGTTACCCAATTTTTCTACctttgatcaatcaaaagatTGATGATGAACTTATTATCATGACTTTGATTAATCAAAAAAAGATGCGCAAGCACAGCTCCTTTTCATCACGTCGTGATCGGTCGAGCCCGTTTTCCCTTTATAAGTGAAGGCAGACTGCACCGTGGAGCATGCCACATCCTTCGTATACATTCACGGGCGTGCACGCGTGCGCGCTTTACAGACGAAGTCCAAGTGCATGCACTCTTCAAGATAAGCAAATATGTTGACATGGCTTGGCATGTATTCTAAACTTTATAGAATAAGATTTATGGAGAAGAAGTGAGATGGGCTGTCATGTTTTGATGGCAGGTGACAGAGCAACCACCTTGAGCTCACCTGACATGGTTCTGGACCTGGTCCCTTTTCTCCAAGCTACAATATTGGCCTTTTGCCACCTCTTTCGTGACTCAACCTCAACAATTCAGCACCTCATTCATGTCTCTTTGATGCCAAGAAAGAATAATCGCTTTTGGGCAATCAATCATTTGCTTTGCCGGtgataattaatcaattaatccTAGCCTAACTGCAGCAAAACAATTAAAGAATGCACCGAGACGTCAGTGCTTTACTAGCTCAGTTCACAAGCTATGAAACGTTAGTGGAAGAGGGTTCACAGAAACTTCTCAGAAGTTGACAGAAACTCAAAAGTATTATCCACTTTGAGGGTGGCTTAGTTTGATTGCCAGTGAATTAGTATCAATATCTGAAGGGAAAACTTGAGATCTGTAAGgaggaggaaaggaaaaatcaatgaaaaagtgTCCAGAGAATCTGTGACTTCTTGGATCTTCagctcccaaaaaaaaaaaaggaaaaaaagaaagaaacaaaccAGAGGAACAAAGAAGAggtcttggatcttcaaaaccaTGGCAGACCAGTGTGAGCGAGCTCAGTTAGAGACGAGACCAATCAGGGCCTCAGGATTGTAGTTTCTCTCCAACCACCATGCAGTGAAGCCAAcatgtcctctctcttcttcatcaagaGGAGCAGGAAGATTAAGATCCAAAATTCCCGAATCTCTGGGATTGGATTCGGAATGCCAGAGATgggttcttccttttttatgcCAGGTTCGCGTAGCAAGTGAGATCTTTTGTGACCACCCAAAGCTTGCCCTGATAGAAAGACCTTATAGCAAATTGGGCACTCATGCTCCTTACTCTTGATCTTTAAGTCATTTCTGAGCACAACTTCCTTGTCAAGATTGGAGGTGCTCTCAGGTTTACGCAATTTCAAGGGCTTCACATCCACTGTTGGATCAGGAGAGATTGCCATTTCGATGCCATTGTCATTGCTCTTGATTTCTGAGGCAAGGGTAGGCATCGCTTTCTTGTGACTAGCTCTATGACCACCAAGAGCTTGGTAAGAGTGAAATGTCTTGTTGCAAGTAGTACACTGGAATCTGCTTCTCTTGACAGGACTATGCAAAATCTGAGAGTCCAAATTATCGGCATCCCATTTTTGTGGGAGATTTACTTTCAATTCTGGATCATATGAACTGGTCAACTTCCTCTTGCTGGAATCGATCTTGCCTAACTGAAGTCTGGCATGATCGGTCACAGCTTCCGATTGGGATTGGACTTCTTTCTTGAACTGCTTGCTGTCAGCCAATAGATTCATCTTGTGCCAATGCCTTGAATTTGCCAGAAAACAAATATCGGCAATTCTATTATCAAATTGGGAATCATCAATTCCTGAAGTTCCCGTCTCCAAATTACTCTTTTCCTCGAGATCCTTCATCTTCATCTGTGCTTCCTTTTCGCATCCCCACAGAGAACTACCGTTCTTCACATCCCTAGAGAGCATAACCAAGCACATGGCCACTTCCTCTTGCTCTTGCTGATCAATctcagaagcagaagaagaagcagtagcaaacgacaaagaagaagaattagcGGCACCTGCTCTTGCCAtgtgcctttttcttctttccgaTCTCCGTCTCCTATAAAGAATCGTTGCTTCTTTGCTTTTGGATTGGCCATCCCTCGAAAGCTGCTTCTGGTCATAACTGTCTCCGCCTCCCAAGCTCCTggaaactttttctttttctgagtGACGTTTCATGTGGCCGAACAAGGCCTTCCACGATTGGAACCCCCTGCCACATTCTCTGCAAAACCTCTCTCGGACCGAAACTGAAACAGAAGTCTCCTCACTAAAGTCAGAGCCTTTCCACGTCTTCTTTGGATTTTCTCTGAGCCCATAACCCGTAGTCATCGACAAGAGCTTGCTTGTGTCGAGATTGAGATTCTCATCAGTCTCAACCGGTTCATTGTCGATCAGATGAGATCTCATGTGGCCCCCCAAGGATCTGCCACAGTGGAAGCTCTTGCTGCATATCTTGCACACATGCTGGAATTCTcgatcttcttccattttttctctctcacaaACCCAAATGAAGTGAAGCACAGCAAGAACCAAACCAACCTCGAATCGGAGCACAGGATTTATGCTGGTGATGCTCTTTTCTGATGCAATTGCTCAAGAGCAAGAATGAAGAAACAGAGCAACCCACCAAGAAAAGCAGAAAACCCAGACCAAGAATTCAAGAGAGGAGACAAAATCTGATAAAAAAATGTCCTTTGAACTGCGAAAGTAGAACCCACCTCAGTAAGAAGATCTGATCACAAAGATATGAGACCCAATTATTAATATGAAGAACCCAGCTTTTTTGCCAAGAAGCTGCTTCTTGGGCAAGttgaaaatatcaagaaaagtGAAGCATTGAGCAAACAAATGAATCTTGTGGGCACTTTGCTTGCTAATGATGACGAACAAGCCAATGAAGAAATTTGGAAGAGAAGAGAGTGTTGGTTTAGTGTGagagtgctctctctctctctctctctctctctctccacctaaAGTGGGAGCACTGACTATTTTAAGATCGGGGAGGAGAAATCCATGCATGGAAGCAAAGATAAAGACGAGGAAAGGGGAGATGGGGACACGTGTACCCAACTGAGAATCATGCGCCAGCTTGGATCCGATGGCTGAGATTGGTCCAGGTGGAGATCCCAATTTGCTACAAAAGCTGTAATTGTCCCCAACTATTCTTTCCTTTGCCTTGCTACACACAACACTCACACCAGTAAAAAAgcttccactctctctctctttggccgTTATTCTTGTTAGGATAATGTCTCTTTCCATTTCCTGCTTACAGTCTCAGGCCATTGGCTTAACTTAGCAAAGAAATATAGGATGTTGTTAAATTCTCCCGAGAGCTTGTCAGTGTAATGTGTTCAAGGGATGGTCGGATGTGATTTGAGTGACTCTGCTTATATTCAGTAATAGAATTATCGAATATATTAGAGTACATTATCGGTACTTTAACATGAACAGAAGCAAATTCTTGAAGGGAGAGATTTGATAGGAACTATACTTCTAACCGGGATTGGCCACTGAATTGTTGATTGTGAGCTCTGAGAAGGTCGTGTGCTTCGCTTCAGATGTAACATTGTGAGtggaatttgatatttttttagcACAGGAAAAGACCAGGAGACTCAACAATGGGTACAAGCTTATGCAGACAAAAGCATTGTTGAAGTGAGTTTGGACAGGTAATAAACAAAGTATTTCTTCACTTGCTAAGCATCTTCTTCACCAAATCTTATGCTGCACCATATGTAGTAAAGATCAAATCAGCGAGAAGCCAAGCTTTTCGGATGCCGTAGTGGAGTACTGCTTTGTCACTTTCTTTTAATCAACAAGGCTAATTCAACAACCTTGCCGGCCAGGCTGAGCCGGCTTCTGTTGGATAAACTTCAGTATGATTGTCTCGTTAGATCATGATAATCACATACTTCCGGAGCGATGGATCCAGCTTTCTTGTGCCCCTTTTTGGCCGGCACTTAGTACACCGTTTAGCTGTCGTCAGATCGCATATCCTTACTTTACTccgtttgttttttttatgtgataGGCCAAGAAAAATAGTCAATTCATCTTGCTTGTTCTTTTGGCTTTTCATAATAATTTGCTTTAAAAAGATtcttatttcctaatttagttTGTGATGCAGGAAAAAACCCCATGTGAACAGACATAGATCACGTCTCTTAAGCTCTCATTACTTTTCTGATAGTTTAAAAAGGAACGACTCGACAAGGAGTTGGAGTATTATACAGATTGTGGCCTGGGCAGTGAAGATTTGGAAAAGAATAATCCAGTTCAAGAACCAAAACTCATGGGTCAACCCCTATAAAATACAATTTCACAAAGGTAATACCATTTCCGTGATTATCTTACCCAATCCAAATTCAATACAAAGTGGCTTAATGGTGATCTGACTTCTATTCCAATGAGCTAGATATCATATGTGGGTATAAAGGAAAATGCTTTAAAGCTATGGCAATTCTCAAGAAACTTGCAAAAGATCTGGTGGGTGGGGTTGAGAAGAGTTGCCCAACTACTACCCCCTTTGGGCACTTTATATCATAATTAAGTTGGAGATTTAAGCTCAACAGTTGATACCTCCAACTATATTAGCTGAAGAATGTAACAATTTCAGTGTGGAATAGATTTCACTTTTGGAAAAAGCTCATCAAAAGAGGAAGCATTGGAGAGTCAACCCCATGAACGTGCCCCCAAGTTCCTAGCCTTGCGATATGAGCTGGATCTTATCATGTTGTCATAAATACCAGCATTggccattttctctttcttttgtttaatatagtACCTAcatgaataaaaagaagaacaaggacAGATTGTTGCATATATGCAACTATGGATTGGTATGATATACTGGTATATACCACTACTCATTGCTTGAAGAAACGTCACTTGAGGTTTAAGAGTTGGTACTCCAAAAAAGTGATTCAAGACAAGTACCAGACATTTCCCAGAACTTCCTGGACCACACCCTTTGTGTTCAGCCATAACTTGTAAAGTGAAACTGAGGCTGAGATGCAAGATGCCTGACTTTTGGCTTTATTTTTGGGCCAGGCTCTTCCTTCTACATAACTATTTATTTAAGATAATAAATATGGCCATGTGGGTTGCTTCACCGCATCAATTAGCAAACCTCTTTGTCATGTTAAGTTTCATATTGCTTGACGAGAATTCAAACTTTCTCAATTTCTCAGTGATGATGAAGCCGACACCCTGCGAgtgatatataaataaaagcaGAATGATGGGACTTTTGCATCAACCGTAAGCATGCTAAAGGTGTGATTACAATTGGAGCCTATGGTTTTTGACAATTGGAATATTCTTACTCAACTTCTTTCAGCAGCAAGTTAAAGGGTCAATGGCCAGTTTAACTTTACCATAATGAAAGGATATCGCGGTAGACCCCTCAGCTACATCATCATTAAAAATGAGCTAAGCTAACTGCAATATGTCTTCACTTTAATTATGCAACACTGATgctttgtcaacttcaaattttttcacTCGAGCATCTCCCTTACTTAGAAAGTGCGCTATATACTCCGTACATATACATCTACGAACATATACGATGTCTACCTGGTAAGAATTTTAAAGTAATAGTTCGGGTAAGACTTTAATTGTTTCATTTCTCAGTTCACGtgcaaaagaagagaagaaaattagcATATGGGTATTGATTGCTGTAACTCACATCCATGCCCAACTTGCTTTTTATGATCTTGGGAGGAACAGAGAAGTAGAGTAGAGGTGAGCATGTGTATCCATCATGTGGATAATAATGATGCTGCATGTGTCAGCAATAGATCTTACTAGCAACTCTTGgactgtactcaaaagagagtccatTGGATTCGAAGGACTAAAATaacctgagagagagagagagagagagagagagagaatacttGCTCCTAGTgttcatcttttctttattctttccttttggttCTCTAAGCAAATAGATACTTTGCATGGCAGCATCTCCTGAAAACTAAGTGCAATGACTGTTGTAAACTTCGACGACCGATCCACACAAAAGACATGATGGCTTTCCATCCCACTACACTAAAACATAAAGCCACACAGAGGAATTCCATATTGCCTCCTACTAGTTGGCTGAGGCACAACAGCATAAGAATccattttttccatttctacTTTGGCAGTGCTGTgttcttttgtatttcttttgcCATTGTTGTGGATCGAACTCGAAACCCCTGCGACTGGCTACGACCACCAGGCATAGGATGAGGCAGAAAATACAAACCTTTGGCTTAAGTTGATCAAGTATATGATTCCCTCCAGATCCGAGGATTG
The nucleotide sequence above comes from Eucalyptus grandis isolate ANBG69807.140 chromosome 2, ASM1654582v1, whole genome shotgun sequence. Encoded proteins:
- the LOC104420313 gene encoding COP1-interactive protein 1 isoform X3; translated protein: MLRGTMSESDNSFDAGELLEIGTRFREKLEHHVNSLSDARAKDEKYTRQLEKELMNSSQEIDYLQDQIGMRTVEVKFLEEKVHMLELKLEDMETLEEKVGILSEELRRSDSVREFLIQELETKELELVRSTLCIEKLEESIPSAGLESQCEIESMKLDLMALEENYFEAKKSQDEAIEEKERITRLIEELEVQFKDAQGVVDCFEKENKELREKLDLSETNMQEFCQKIEEYFEELLDDDKRSKLHFFKGENGCNLTFQRNIGEKFVQLLSEINAPDAVTKEKMKKMSLQIHEYELLVKRLKEELREEKLKAKEEAEDMAQEMAELRYQITGLLEEERKRRASIEQASLQRIAELEAQVQKERRSSSTTLSISTIR
- the LOC104420313 gene encoding COP1-interactive protein 1 isoform X2, which translates into the protein MLRGTMSESDNSFDAGELLEIGTRFRELGKERDMLRESQSQNFELIKKLEHHVNSLSDARAKDEKYTRQLEKELMNSSQEIDYLQDQIGMRTVEVKFLEEKVHMLELKLEDMETLEEKVGILSEELRRSDSVREFLIQELETKELELVRSTLCIEKLEESIPSAGLESQCEIESMKLDLMALEENYFEAKKSQDEAIEEKERITRLIEELEVQFKDAQGVVDCFEKENKELREKLDLSETNMQEFCQKIEEYFEELLDDDKRSKLHFFKGENGCNLTFQRNIGEKFVQLLSEINAPDAVTKEKMKKMSLQIHEYELLVKRLKEELREEKLKAKEEAEDMAQEMAELRYQITGLLEEERKRRASIEQASLQRIAELEAQVQKERRSSSTTLSISTIR
- the LOC104420313 gene encoding COP1-interactive protein 1 isoform X1; the encoded protein is MLRGTMSESDNSFDAGELLEIGTRFRERLSISMQLGKERDMLRESQSQNFELIKKLEHHVNSLSDARAKDEKYTRQLEKELMNSSQEIDYLQDQIGMRTVEVKFLEEKVHMLELKLEDMETLEEKVGILSEELRRSDSVREFLIQELETKELELVRSTLCIEKLEESIPSAGLESQCEIESMKLDLMALEENYFEAKKSQDEAIEEKERITRLIEELEVQFKDAQGVVDCFEKENKELREKLDLSETNMQEFCQKIEEYFEELLDDDKRSKLHFFKGENGCNLTFQRNIGEKFVQLLSEINAPDAVTKEKMKKMSLQIHEYELLVKRLKEELREEKLKAKEEAEDMAQEMAELRYQITGLLEEERKRRASIEQASLQRIAELEAQVQKERRSSSTTLSISTIR
- the LOC104420313 gene encoding centrosomal protein of 128 kDa isoform X4, coding for MLRGTMSESDNSFDAGELLEIGTRFRERLSISMQLGKERDMLRESQSQNFELIKKLEHHVNSLSDARAKDEKYTRQLEKELMNSSQEIDYLQDQIGMRTVEVKFLEEKVHMLELKLEDMETLEEKVGILSEELRRSDSVREFLIQELETKELELVRSTLCIEKLEESIPSAGLESQCEIESMKLDLMALEENYFEAKKSQDEAIEEKERITRLIEELEVQFKDAQGVVDCFEKENKELREKLDLSETNMQEFCQKIEEYFEELLDDDKRSKLHFFKGENGCNLTFQRNIGEKFVQLLSEINAPDAVTKEKMKKMSLQIHEYELLVKRLKVET
- the LOC104420340 gene encoding zinc finger protein 91, whose product is MEEDREFQHVCKICSKSFHCGRSLGGHMRSHLIDNEPVETDENLNLDTSKLLSMTTGYGLRENPKKTWKGSDFSEETSVSVSVRERFCRECGRGFQSWKALFGHMKRHSEKEKVSRSLGGGDSYDQKQLSRDGQSKSKEATILYRRRRSERRKRHMQEQEEVAMCLVMLSRDVKNGSSLWGCEKEAQMKMKDLEEKSNLETGTSGIDDSQFDNRIADICFLANSRHWHKMNLLADSKQFKKEVQSQSEAVTDHARLQLGKIDSSKRKLTSSYDPELKVNLPQKWDADNLDSQILHSPVKRSRFQCTTCNKTFHSYQALGGHRASHKKAMPTLASEIKSNDNGIEMAISPDPTVDVKPLKLRKPESTSNLDKEVVLRNDLKIKSKEHECPICYKVFLSGQALGGHKRSHLLREPGIKKEEPISGIPNPIPEIREFWILIFLLLLMKKREDMLASLHGGWRETTILRP